One region of Limnospira fusiformis SAG 85.79 genomic DNA includes:
- a CDS encoding IS607 family transposase, whose amino-acid sequence MARYVKPKEAAQILGVHERTLRRWDENGSIETIRTPAGQRRYNVESYTAKSGSDKRKVVIYARVSSHAQQSDLNRQVAALSNLYPEAEVVSEIRGGLNFKGKKMLALLGHHLSGDVRMVVVAHPDRLAIWGFDLFRWLCEQNRCSLMVLNQTSLSPEPEMVEDILALLHCFSSRLYGRSKYKTQVKEDPDLPQPRAKSSLA is encoded by the coding sequence ATTGCCAGATATGTCAAACCCAAGGAAGCGGCTCAAATCCTTGGAGTCCATGAAAGAACACTCCGCAGATGGGACGAAAATGGCTCAATCGAGACCATCAGAACCCCCGCTGGGCAACGACGATACAACGTTGAGTCATATACTGCCAAATCAGGCAGTGACAAACGCAAAGTCGTTATCTATGCCAGAGTTAGTAGCCACGCCCAGCAGTCAGACCTCAACCGACAGGTGGCCGCACTGTCCAACCTCTACCCCGAAGCAGAAGTCGTCTCAGAAATCCGAGGCGGGCTCAACTTCAAGGGAAAGAAAATGCTGGCCTTACTGGGACATCATTTGTCAGGAGATGTCCGCATGGTTGTCGTTGCCCACCCAGACCGATTGGCAATATGGGGATTTGACTTGTTTCGATGGCTCTGTGAGCAAAACAGGTGTTCACTCATGGTTCTCAACCAGACAAGTCTCAGTCCAGAACCAGAAATGGTTGAGGACATCCTCGCCCTCCTCCACTGCTTTAGCTCCAGATTATACGGACGGAGTAAATACAAAACTCAGGTCAAAGAAGATCCGGATTTACCCCAGCCCCGAGCTAAATCAAGTCTGGCGTAA